AGATTGCTTTACAATAGATTTATCTGCTTATGCCGGCATGCCGAATGTAAGAATCCGATTTGAAACCTATAATGATTCCGGTAATAACATTTATATCGATAACATAAATATTTTTGGAGATGCCTGCATACCCACTGCTTACAGAACCGTCAACAATGGAGATTGGTCAGATGAAAGCATTTGGGAAAGTAGTTGCGACGGAGTTAATTTTGCTCCTGCCAGCTCGGCTCCTCAAAGTGATGAAAATGTAAGTGTTTTTATTCAAAATACACATGATGTAACTCTAAACACAGCCTATAATTCAGGTTCCTCTAATGAAATATTTATCGCCACAGATGCAAGCTTAAGCATGCTGAATGCGAATACAGACTTTATGTTCAGTAGCCTTCAGATTAACGGTCTGTTTGTAATGGATAATCCGGATTTTCTTCCTTCCGGGCAGATAGAGGTTACAAACGGAGGGATTTATGAACATGCTGTCGATGGCTCCGTATTGCCGGTTATTGACTGGAATAGCGGTAGTACCTTTGTTTTATCCGGAGCTGAAAATAATTTAAGTACTTTAAGCGGTTCAGGACAGTCGTTTTATAATTTTACTTTTGACTCCGACTTAAATACAAACGGTGAGTTTTTTATTGATGAATCCGGTTTTGAAGTTTTGGGCACATTACTTATTGAATCAACAGGCGGTGGTTCCGTTAAGCAAAGTCTGAATAGCATTCAGGTCGGCAATATTGTAATCGAAGATGGCATTTATGAGATATCATTTGACCTTAGCCCGAAAGAATTGAATATTTCAGAAAACTTCAGCCTGGGCTCAGGGCAATTTATTCCGCAGAACAGCCTGGTCAGATTTTTATCCGATAATGAGTCCGGAATATCAAGCACAAACGGTAACACTATTTTATTTAACAGCTTACTCCTTGATAAAGTAGCTTTAGCTAATAGTTTAAATATCTCTGCAAATATTCAGGCTGCTGAAATTATAATTGTAGACAGAGGAACACTGAGGGTCTTAAACAACAGCATTGTTGAAACAAGTCGTTTTGAAGTAAATAACGATGAGTCTGAATTGATTATTCAAACCGGCTCTTCAGTAGAAGTAAACCCTTAGAGCTAAAAGGTGAATTTCAGGTATTTAATTTTTTTTCCTGCTTGCAAATGCATTCTTTCATAGTGTGTTTTTATCTGTAAGTCTTCAGAAATGCTTGGCAGGCTGTAAAGGTCATTCGTTTTTTCAAGCACCTTGAGGGAAGAACTTTCTGCAACTTCTAAGCTATATTTGTAAAGACTGTCAGCATCTGTTTTTAAATGAATGATGCCCTCTTGCTTTAAGACTTGTTTATACTTTTCAAGAAAAGGAGGGGAGGTAAGTCTTCGGTTTTTGCTTCCAATTGCAGGAAACGGATCCGGAAAGGTAATCCAAATTTCATCTATCTCTTCTGCTTCAAAAAAATCAGCAATCTTTTCAATAGGAGTTCTCAAAAAGGCAGCATTTTCGATATTTTCTTCCAGTGCTTTTTTTGCACCTTTCCAAATTCTGTGACCTTTAATATCGATACCAATAAAGTTTTTACCGGGATGTAGTTTTGCTAATTCAAGCGTATAATCCCCCCTTCCACACGCCAGCTCTAAAACCACAGGATTGTTATTCTTAAAAAAACCGCTATTCCATTTTCCTTTGAGTCCAAAATCAATAACATCAAAAAATCCGGTAAACTCCTTAACGTTGGGAAAGCTTTTCAGCTCTTCAAATTTCTTTAACTTATTCTTTCCCATCTTCCTTTGCGTCTAATTCTTCAAATTTTGATTGCATACTCTTATATTCCGGAATTAAGTTTTTTAGATTGAGTACGTTTTCCATATCTGTTTTTAAATCAATGTCAGAAATAATTTTATCAACCTTTACCCTGACTTCTGCCAGCTCATATTCCTTAACCTGCAAAATCAAAATTTTCTGATTATGAGTGGGAGCAGTATTTTCCTTATTATTCAACAACTCTTCATAGAGCTTTTCTCCGGGCCGCAGACCTGTATAAACAAGGTTTATATCTTTTCCCAACTCCAAACCGCTTAAACGAACCATTTTTTTAGCCAAATCAACTACCTTAACAGACTGCCCCATATCAAATATAAAAATTTCACCCCCTTTGCCCATAGCTCCGGCCTCTAAAACTAACTGGCAGGCTTCCGGAATTGTCATAAAAAATCGCGTAACCTCCGGGTGGGTTACCGTAACCGGGCCGCCCTTTTCAATTTGCTTTTTAAACAGCTGAATTACAGAACCATTTGAACCTAATACATTCCCAAAGCGGGTGGTTATAAAACGGGTTTGATTGTTATTGCTTTGATTGAGCGACTGCACATAAATTTCAGCAGCCCGTTTAGAAGCCCCCATAACATTAGTAGGATTTACCGCCTTATCGGTTGATACAAAAACAAACTTTTTTACTTCATATTTAATTGCCAAATCTGCCAGAGTCTTAGTTCCCATTAAATTCACCCGTATTGCTTCATCCGGGTGAGACTCCATTACAGGCACATGCTTATATGCCGCAGCATGAAAAATAAAATCCGGCTTGAACCGCTTAAACAATGCTTCAATCTTTTCTTTATTACAAATATCCGCCAGGAAGATATACGGTTTAGTGTTAATGAGATTATGCTGATTAACCTCAAGTTCCAGCTCATACAATGGCGATTCAGCCTTGTCAATTAAAATAATCTCCGCCGGTTTAAAAGGTAAAATTTGTCTTACAATTTCATTTCCGATTGATCCGGCAGCGCCGGTTATCAGTATGCTTTTACCCTGAATTTGTGACTTGATATTTTGAATATCCAGTTGTATGGGATCTCTTTCCAACAACTCCTCAATATTAAGTTTCTTGATTTGCTTAAAACTTAACTCCCCGTTTATCCAACTACTCATTGGGGGAACCGACAATACTCTGGTTTTATGTTTTAAGCAACTATTTGCTACAAACTGTTTTTTCTCAGCAGATAAATTATAGGTAGTTAAAATCAGTAAGTTAATTTCCTCTTCCTCCAAAAGGCTTTCCAATGCATCATCCGTTCTTAGTATGGTGATTCCTTCCAGTTTATTATTTGTAATGTGAGGGTTGTCATCTAAAAAAGCTATTATCTTATAGTCAATCTTTGGGTCCTGTTCCAACGTCCTTTTAGTAATAACTCCGGCCTCACCGGCACCGTAAATTAAAACATTTTCCTGTTGTTTGTTCCTCCCGCTAAATTCGAGATAAAGTAACTTCACAGACAAACGAAACCCCATGGATAAAAAGTTTATCAGTATATAGTCAATGATAATTACCGAATAGGGAATCAAAAAAGAGCCGTTCAGCTGATAACTCAATAAGTTTATGATGCTAAATACTAAAGTTATAGCTGTATTTGCGAAAAAAATACGGGTTGCATCTTCAGTACTGGTATATCTAATTAACCCGGCATAGGTTCTGAACAAAACAAAACTAAAAAATCGAAGCACTAAAACTATTGGCAGAACATAAATCAGTCCCGCCCATGTATTTTCAGGGATTTGAAAATTAAACCGCAATGCATAGGCCATAAGAATTGACCCCAGAGACAAAAATAGGTCGAGAATTACCAATACCCGGCCGGAAATAAGGCGCTTATCTTTAAATTTCATTTTGAATAACTCTCATAAATACTAAGAATCAGTAAAAGCATTAACTAAAAGTGTTTTTGTGAAACTATATTGCAAAATTAAATTAAAATCAAACAATTCGATTAAAAATCAAAAACTGCTGAATTATTTTTTAAACCCTAATGGGAGGTCTTTTTTTAATGTGAAATATCCACCGGCAAAATACAATAAGAGCAAAAGTGTATTAAGAAGTGTTTTAAAGACGAGATTTTCAATAGGAAACGTAAAAAAGTAAGCAATAAAATATAATGCAACAGATAATCCCAAAAGTTTAAAAACTAAAAGCAAATTATAATTAACATGATAAAACTGTTTACCGAAAAAATAAGAAATTAATGACATCCCGAAATAGCAACCCAGCGTTGCCCATGCTGAACCGGCATAGCCGAATACCGGAACCCACCAAATGTTTAAAACAATGGTTATAAAAGCACCTGCAATGGCAACATAAGCTCCCAAATGGGTTTTGTCAGACAGCTTATACCAAATCGACAAGTTATAATATATTCCCAGCCAGATATTTGCCATTAATAAAACCGGGACAATAAATAGACCTTCATGATAACGCTCTCCAATAAAATATTTAAAAATATCTATGTACAAGGCCACAATTAAAAAGATGCTGCCACATATAAAAATAAAAAAGTGCATTAAGTGGGCGAAATCACTTTTAGCAGACCTTTTCAGAGCCTGAGAAAAGAAAAAAGGCTCTGCCGCATACCGATAAGCCTGAATAAATAAAGCAACTAACATTGCCAGTTTATAAACGGCTCCATAGATACCCAGAGACGTCATATTTTGCTCTTCACTTCCGGTTAAAAGGTGCTTCATAATCACCCTGCCAAACATTTCATTTACAACTCCGGCTAAACCGATTATCATAATTGGCCAGGCATAAACAAACATTTTTCTGAGTAAACTAAAGTCCGGCAATGAGCGTACCTTCATTATTTCAGGGATTAAAAGCAATAAGCTGACAACACTCGCTATCAGGTTGCTGAGAAAAATGTAGCCAACCCCAAAGTTTTCAAAATAAATGGATTCAAAAAACAAATAATTTTCTGCCAAACCCGGTAATAACAACAGGAAAAAAAGATTTAAGCCCAGGTTGACGAAAATATTACTCAATCTCACAAAAGCAAAGCGCATTGCTTTGCCCTGAAGCCTTAGTAAAGCAAATGGCAACGCCGTAATGCTATCTAATCCACAAATCAGAGCAAAGAATATTATATATATTTCCAGGCCGCTATAGCCGATGGCATTGCTAATATCAGAACTGAAAACCAAAATAAAAAAACAGATGAGTACGGTAGAGGAAAAAACACTCCCCAAAGCTGTTGAATATGAAATATTAAGTTGCCGGTTTTCCCTACCATACCTAAAAAAAGAGGTCTCCATGCCATAAATGAGAATAATGGCTAAAAAGCCGGCATAAGCATATAGCTCCGTAACGATACCATATTCCTGAGGTGCAAACAGGCGGGTATACAAAGGAACTAACAGGTAGTTTAAAAAACGACCTACTATGCTGCTTAAACCATAAACAGCTGTTTGACCGGCAAGTTTTTTTATAAAACCCAATTTATTTGATTTAAGTACAAGCGTATTTTTAATCTAAGGTAAACACATTTATCAATGGTTTTTGCAAGGCTTTGAAAACTTTGAATTTTGGCGTAATTTCGTGAAATTTTCGCGCTGTAAAATTATAAAAACTATCTCTGCAAATGTATAAAGAATTTAAAAGCCTGAACCTTGTCAGCATTGACGAAGAAATTCTGAAGTTTTGGGAAGAAGAGAACATATTTAAAAAAAGTCTTCAAAACCGAAAAGACGCGAGTCCGTTTGTGTTTTATGAAGGGCCTCCTTCTGCCAACGGGATGCCCGGCATTCACCACGTTATGGGCAGAACTATTAAAGATATTTTTTGCAGATTTAAAACCCAGAAAGGATTTAAAGTGGAGCGGAAAGGGGGTTGGGATACCCACGGACTTCCGGTTGAGCTTAGCGTAGAAAAAGCTATGGGCATTCGAAAAGAAGATATCGGCACAAAAATATCGATAAAAGAATTCAATCAGGCTTGTCGCGATGATGTGATGAAGTATAAATCGGCCTGGGATGAGATTACCAAAAAAATGGGCTACTGGATTGATCTGGATGACCCTTACATAACTTTTGATAATAAATACATTGAGTCCGTCTGGAATCTCCTGCAAAAATTTTATGACCGAGATTTATTGTATAAAGGGTATACCATTCAACCATTTTCACCGGCGGCAGGTACCGGCTTAAGCTCGCACGAATTGAATTTACCCGGTTGCTACAGAGATGTAAAAGATGTCTCCTGTACAGCACTTTTCCAATTGGTAAAAAACGAACAATTTAAACAGGTTTTTGAAAATATCCCGGAAGTGCATTTGCTTGCCTGGACAACCACTCCCTGGACTTTGCCCTCCAACACAGCACTGGCTGTCGGTAAAAAAATTGATTACACCCTCATCCACACATTAAACCCATACACAAATGCAGATATTTATGTTGTGGTGGCAGATGAGTTGATTCCTTCTTATTTCAGTAAGGAAAATGAAAATCTTCCTTTTTCTGAAAGTGACGGACTGAAAAAAAATCCCTGGAAAGTTATTCAAAAAATAAAAGGAGCAGATCTTTTGGGCTTGCGTTATGAGCAATTGCTGCCTTACGAACAACCGGAAGAGGGGGATGCTTTCATAATTATTGCCGGAGATTTTGTTACTACCGAAAGTGGTACCGGGATTGTTCACATTGCACCGAGCTTTGGTGCAGATGACTTGAAAGTAGGTAAAGAAAATGGCATTGGAAGCCTGACGCTGGTCGACAGACAAGGTCGTTTTGTTGAATCCGTTACTGATTTTGCAGGCAGAAGTATTAAAAACTTTTTTAACGAAAAAGATTACGAGCCGGTAGATGTAGATATCGTTGTGAAGCTTAAGAAAGAAGGGAAGGCTTTTAAATCTGAAAAATATGAGCACAGCTACCCTCACTGCTGGCGTACAGATAAACCAATAATCTATTATCCTATGGAATCCTGGTTTGTTCGCACCACAGCTATGAAGGATAAACTGGTAAGCTATAATAAAAAAATTAACTGGAAACCTGAATCAACCGGTATCGGCCGTTTTGGAAACTGGTTAGAGAATCTGGTCGACTGGAATTTATCCCGCTCCCGATATTGGGGAACGCCTTTGCCGATATGGCGAACAGAAGACGGAGAAGAAGAAATTTGTATCGGAAGCATAGAGCAACTCCATAAGGAAGTTCAAAAAGCTGTTGATAAAGGATATATGCCCAAACCGCTTTCAGATGATTTTGACCTGCACAGGCCTTTTGTTGACGATATCTTTTTAGTTTCTCCCTCCGGGAAAAAAATGAAGAGAGAAAAAGACCTGATTGACGTTTGGTTTGATTCCGGGGCTATGCCTTATGCTCAATGGCATTATCCCTTTGAAAACAAAGATGTTTTTGAAAAAAACTTTCCGGCAGATTTTATTGCTGAAGGGGTTGACCAGACCAGAGGTTGGTTTTTTACCTTGCATACAATAGCTGTAATGTTGTTTGATCAGGTTGCCTTTAAAAATGTGATTAGCAACGGCCTTTTGCTTGATAAAAAAGGAAATAAAATGTCCAAAAGGCTGGGAAATGCCGTAGACCCTTTTGAGACTTTGGAAAAATACGGTGCTGATGCTACCCGATGGTATATAATTTCAAATTCACAGCCTTGGGAAAATCTGAAATTTGACACCAAAGGAATTGAAGAGGCCCAACGCAAATTTTTCGGAACTCTTTATAATACTTATTCCTTTTTTGCACTGTATGCAAATATTGATGGTTTTGTACACAAAGAAGATGTTATTAAGCCTGAAGACCGGCCGGAAATAGACAGATGGATTTTATCTGTATTAAATACCCTTGTCAGTCAGGTTGAAACGGCATATAGCGAATATGAGCCGACAAAAGCGGCAAGAGCTATCCAAACTTTTGTGGATGAACAGCTTAGTAACTGGTATGTGCGTCTTTGCAGAAGAAGGTTTTGGAAAGGAGAATATTCAGAAGACAAAATTTCAGCTTATCAGACCTTATATGAATGTTTGATTACTTTATCCGGATTAAGTGCTCCTATAGCTCCGATGTTTAGTGATTTTTTATTCAGAAACCTGAATAATATCACAAAAATGAAACCTTCTATATCTGTTCATTTAGATGATTTTCCGGAATATGTAGCTGAAAAATCAGATAAAGATTTAGAAGAAAGAATGGCTCTGGCACAACAAATATCCTCAATGGTGCTTTCTTTAAGAAAGCAGGTAAATATAAAGGTTCGCCAGCCATTGCAAGAAATACTTGTACCGGTTTTGAACCAAAAACGCAAAAAACAAATTGAAGCAGTTATACCGTTGATTCTTTCGGAGGTAAATGTAAAGAATCTAAAGTTTGTTACAGACACCGGAGGTCTGGTACAGAAAAAGGTAAAAGCTGATTTTAAAGTGTTGGGACGAAAGTTGGGAAAAGACATGAAAGTTGTTGCTGATTATTTAGAGAATCTCTCTCAGGAACAAATTTCAGAGCTTGAAACAAAAGGATCGATAGAAGTACCCACTAAAAATGGGAATGTAAATATAGAGAAGTCCGAAACACAGTTTTTAACGGAA
The sequence above is a segment of the Chitinophagaceae bacterium genome. Coding sequences within it:
- a CDS encoding polysaccharide biosynthesis protein; translated protein: MKFKDKRLISGRVLVILDLFLSLGSILMAYALRFNFQIPENTWAGLIYVLPIVLVLRFFSFVLFRTYAGLIRYTSTEDATRIFFANTAITLVFSIINLLSYQLNGSFLIPYSVIIIDYILINFLSMGFRLSVKLLYLEFSGRNKQQENVLIYGAGEAGVITKRTLEQDPKIDYKIIAFLDDNPHITNNKLEGITILRTDDALESLLEEEEINLLILTTYNLSAEKKQFVANSCLKHKTRVLSVPPMSSWINGELSFKQIKKLNIEELLERDPIQLDIQNIKSQIQGKSILITGAAGSIGNEIVRQILPFKPAEIILIDKAESPLYELELEVNQHNLINTKPYIFLADICNKEKIEALFKRFKPDFIFHAAAYKHVPVMESHPDEAIRVNLMGTKTLADLAIKYEVKKFVFVSTDKAVNPTNVMGASKRAAEIYVQSLNQSNNNQTRFITTRFGNVLGSNGSVIQLFKKQIEKGGPVTVTHPEVTRFFMTIPEACQLVLEAGAMGKGGEIFIFDMGQSVKVVDLAKKMVRLSGLELGKDINLVYTGLRPGEKLYEELLNNKENTAPTHNQKILILQVKEYELAEVRVKVDKIISDIDLKTDMENVLNLKNLIPEYKSMQSKFEELDAKEDGKE
- a CDS encoding polysaccharide biosynthesis protein, which gives rise to MGFIKKLAGQTAVYGLSSIVGRFLNYLLVPLYTRLFAPQEYGIVTELYAYAGFLAIILIYGMETSFFRYGRENRQLNISYSTALGSVFSSTVLICFFILVFSSDISNAIGYSGLEIYIIFFALICGLDSITALPFALLRLQGKAMRFAFVRLSNIFVNLGLNLFFLLLLPGLAENYLFFESIYFENFGVGYIFLSNLIASVVSLLLLIPEIMKVRSLPDFSLLRKMFVYAWPIMIIGLAGVVNEMFGRVIMKHLLTGSEEQNMTSLGIYGAVYKLAMLVALFIQAYRYAAEPFFFSQALKRSAKSDFAHLMHFFIFICGSIFLIVALYIDIFKYFIGERYHEGLFIVPVLLMANIWLGIYYNLSIWYKLSDKTHLGAYVAIAGAFITIVLNIWWVPVFGYAGSAWATLGCYFGMSLISYFFGKQFYHVNYNLLLVFKLLGLSVALYFIAYFFTFPIENLVFKTLLNTLLLLLYFAGGYFTLKKDLPLGFKK
- the trmB gene encoding tRNA (guanosine(46)-N7)-methyltransferase TrmB: MGKNKLKKFEELKSFPNVKEFTGFFDVIDFGLKGKWNSGFFKNNNPVVLELACGRGDYTLELAKLHPGKNFIGIDIKGHRIWKGAKKALEENIENAAFLRTPIEKIADFFEAEEIDEIWITFPDPFPAIGSKNRRLTSPPFLEKYKQVLKQEGIIHLKTDADSLYKYSLEVAESSSLKVLEKTNDLYSLPSISEDLQIKTHYERMHLQAGKKIKYLKFTF
- a CDS encoding isoleucine--tRNA ligase is translated as MYKEFKSLNLVSIDEEILKFWEEENIFKKSLQNRKDASPFVFYEGPPSANGMPGIHHVMGRTIKDIFCRFKTQKGFKVERKGGWDTHGLPVELSVEKAMGIRKEDIGTKISIKEFNQACRDDVMKYKSAWDEITKKMGYWIDLDDPYITFDNKYIESVWNLLQKFYDRDLLYKGYTIQPFSPAAGTGLSSHELNLPGCYRDVKDVSCTALFQLVKNEQFKQVFENIPEVHLLAWTTTPWTLPSNTALAVGKKIDYTLIHTLNPYTNADIYVVVADELIPSYFSKENENLPFSESDGLKKNPWKVIQKIKGADLLGLRYEQLLPYEQPEEGDAFIIIAGDFVTTESGTGIVHIAPSFGADDLKVGKENGIGSLTLVDRQGRFVESVTDFAGRSIKNFFNEKDYEPVDVDIVVKLKKEGKAFKSEKYEHSYPHCWRTDKPIIYYPMESWFVRTTAMKDKLVSYNKKINWKPESTGIGRFGNWLENLVDWNLSRSRYWGTPLPIWRTEDGEEEICIGSIEQLHKEVQKAVDKGYMPKPLSDDFDLHRPFVDDIFLVSPSGKKMKREKDLIDVWFDSGAMPYAQWHYPFENKDVFEKNFPADFIAEGVDQTRGWFFTLHTIAVMLFDQVAFKNVISNGLLLDKKGNKMSKRLGNAVDPFETLEKYGADATRWYIISNSQPWENLKFDTKGIEEAQRKFFGTLYNTYSFFALYANIDGFVHKEDVIKPEDRPEIDRWILSVLNTLVSQVETAYSEYEPTKAARAIQTFVDEQLSNWYVRLCRRRFWKGEYSEDKISAYQTLYECLITLSGLSAPIAPMFSDFLFRNLNNITKMKPSISVHLDDFPEYVAEKSDKDLEERMALAQQISSMVLSLRKQVNIKVRQPLQEILVPVLNQKRKKQIEAVIPLILSEVNVKNLKFVTDTGGLVQKKVKADFKVLGRKLGKDMKVVADYLENLSQEQISELETKGSIEVPTKNGNVNIEKSETQFLTEDIPGWLAASEGDITVALDVNLTKELEDEGNARELVNKIQRLRKESDLKVTDRIRVYVENKNGIEGAVLSFKKYICSEILAEDLKLMDELNEGSTVDINNNELKIYLEKV